One stretch of Streptomyces sp. NBC_01363 DNA includes these proteins:
- a CDS encoding DUF6343 family protein: MRTGNEPTTARSPLRLRLWLSLWGLAWAVFGLAAFTMTDRPGWAAACGLLLVLVLVDLTVIVHHIHQGPHYQPGRDVPPYEPDHGGRGRYGH; the protein is encoded by the coding sequence ATGCGTACCGGCAATGAACCGACGACTGCCCGCAGTCCACTGCGGCTGCGGCTGTGGCTGAGTCTATGGGGGCTGGCCTGGGCCGTCTTCGGCCTGGCCGCCTTCACGATGACCGACCGGCCGGGCTGGGCCGCCGCCTGCGGCCTGCTGCTCGTGCTGGTCCTCGTGGACCTGACAGTGATCGTTCACCACATCCACCAGGGACCGCACTACCAGCCCGGCCGCGATGTCCCGCCGTACGAACCCGACCACGGCGGGCGCGGCAGGTACGGGCACTGA
- a CDS encoding ADP-ribosylglycohydrolase family protein — MNGTSWEDRTGRRARVRGCLLGGAIGDALGNPVEFLSLAGIRRAHGEYGVQGLLPDEAGVVGRVTDDTQMTLFTAEGLIRAHSRAMSKGGGTEDGGAEARIVRNAYLRWLDTQNHPAPPARGGDNPVRTGWLRQQPWLYARRAPGNACLTGLATGHVPEPTGRLGEPGPVNTGSKGCGTVMRSAPFGLVGEDAEAGFRLAYWCAQITHGHPTGAYAAGALAAIVAHLLEGDSTAGAVLRAMELLRRHPGHEETTAALRAAVDLAAEGAPTGEKVETLGAGWVAEEALAIAVYCALVLPGADQVARSLLLSVNHSGDSDSTGAICGNLLGARHGDVHLPPSWLVSTEGRAVITEVADDLCVEFEHAVDWPADRYPAY, encoded by the coding sequence GTGAACGGCACATCGTGGGAGGACCGCACAGGCCGCAGGGCGAGGGTCCGGGGCTGTCTGCTGGGCGGGGCGATCGGGGACGCGCTGGGGAATCCGGTGGAGTTCCTGTCCCTGGCCGGTATCCGCCGCGCGCACGGTGAGTACGGCGTACAGGGACTTCTCCCGGACGAGGCGGGGGTCGTCGGACGGGTCACGGACGATACGCAGATGACCCTGTTCACGGCCGAAGGGCTGATCAGGGCCCATTCCCGCGCGATGTCGAAGGGCGGCGGCACCGAGGACGGCGGCGCCGAGGCCCGGATCGTGCGGAACGCCTATCTGCGCTGGCTGGACACCCAGAACCACCCCGCACCGCCTGCCCGCGGCGGCGACAACCCGGTGCGTACCGGTTGGCTCAGGCAGCAGCCCTGGCTCTACGCGCGCCGGGCCCCCGGCAATGCCTGCCTGACCGGGCTCGCGACCGGCCACGTTCCCGAGCCGACGGGCCGGCTCGGTGAGCCCGGACCCGTCAACACCGGGTCCAAGGGGTGCGGCACGGTGATGCGGTCCGCCCCCTTCGGACTGGTCGGGGAGGACGCCGAGGCGGGCTTCCGGCTCGCCTACTGGTGCGCGCAGATCACCCACGGCCACCCGACCGGTGCGTACGCGGCCGGCGCCCTCGCAGCGATCGTCGCGCACCTCCTGGAGGGCGACTCGACGGCGGGCGCCGTACTGAGGGCCATGGAGCTGCTGCGCCGCCACCCGGGGCACGAGGAGACGACCGCGGCGCTGCGCGCCGCCGTCGACCTGGCCGCCGAGGGTGCGCCGACCGGCGAGAAGGTGGAGACGCTGGGTGCGGGCTGGGTCGCCGAGGAGGCCCTTGCCATCGCCGTGTACTGCGCCCTCGTGCTGCCCGGTGCCGATCAGGTGGCCCGGTCGCTGCTGCTCTCGGTCAACCACTCGGGCGACAGCGACTCCACCGGCGCGATCTGCGGCAACCTGCTCGGCGCACGCCACGGGGACGTACACCTTCCGCCGTCCTGGCTGGTGTCGACCGAGGGCCGGGCCGTGATCACCGAGGTGGCCGACGATCTGTGCGTGGAGTTCGAGCACGCGGTCGACTGGCCGGCCGACCGCTACCCGGCGTACTGA
- a CDS encoding tyrosine-protein phosphatase, giving the protein MRTHRITQAAVAAALLAGTVLVPPALAATPADAPAASAGATARAAAVPFTAATARRAADGGYTLSWSSAAGSVTVTAVTSPDATTGTPVGTAPGTGSLTVPAGTLADTGRWYFRLVPDSGSPLVVAERSLGIESARNFRDIGGYRTTDGRWVRPGLVYRSNKINSLTDAEQQRLLSQRLTLDVDLRNAVERHDDPDRVPAGVKYQVADVVSLSHGVRLHDSALMTLAEAIAAGLFSGSSDLGQSIGYPFMVNFVGADYAFRDLLTAVATNDSGATVFHCSSGKDRTGWSTAVLLTLLGVPRETVEADFLASNDYLGNPKAVELSWLRAAFDEVDHLYGDFDTYVREGLKLDDATVAALRNKLLTD; this is encoded by the coding sequence ATGCGCACGCACCGCATCACCCAGGCAGCCGTCGCGGCCGCCCTGCTCGCCGGTACGGTCCTGGTCCCGCCCGCCCTCGCCGCCACCCCCGCCGACGCACCCGCGGCGAGTGCCGGGGCCACCGCGCGGGCCGCCGCCGTGCCGTTCACTGCGGCCACCGCCCGGCGCGCCGCCGACGGCGGTTACACGCTCTCCTGGTCCTCCGCCGCCGGTTCGGTGACCGTCACCGCCGTCACCTCCCCCGACGCCACCACCGGCACCCCGGTGGGCACCGCCCCCGGCACCGGTTCACTGACCGTCCCCGCCGGAACCCTCGCCGACACGGGACGCTGGTACTTCCGGCTGGTGCCGGACAGCGGCTCCCCGCTCGTCGTCGCCGAACGCTCGCTCGGGATCGAGTCCGCCCGCAACTTCCGGGACATCGGCGGCTACCGCACCACCGACGGACGCTGGGTGCGCCCCGGTCTCGTCTACCGCTCCAACAAGATCAACAGCCTCACCGACGCCGAGCAGCAGCGCCTGCTCTCCCAGCGCCTCACCCTCGACGTGGACCTGCGCAACGCGGTGGAGCGGCACGACGACCCGGACCGGGTGCCCGCCGGTGTGAAGTACCAGGTCGCCGACGTGGTGTCGCTCAGCCACGGCGTCCGCCTCCACGACTCTGCCCTGATGACACTGGCCGAGGCCATCGCGGCCGGGCTGTTCTCCGGCTCGTCCGACCTCGGCCAGTCCATCGGCTACCCATTCATGGTCAACTTCGTGGGTGCCGACTACGCCTTCCGTGACCTGCTCACGGCCGTCGCGACGAACGACTCCGGCGCGACGGTCTTCCACTGCAGCTCGGGCAAGGACCGCACCGGCTGGAGCACGGCCGTCCTGCTCACCCTGCTCGGCGTCCCGCGCGAGACCGTCGAGGCGGACTTCCTCGCCAGCAACGACTACCTGGGCAACCCGAAGGCCGTCGAACTGAGCTGGCTGCGCGCGGCGTTCGACGAGGTGGACCACCTGTACGGCGACTTCGACACCTACGTACGCGAGGGCCTCAAGCTCGACGACGCGACGGTGGCCGCACTGCGCAACAAACTGCTGACGGACTGA
- a CDS encoding SGNH/GDSL hydrolase family protein produces MNLPQNKGFCRFVRTAVGALALAGLAVGTGAVPASAAEDGTTSYVALGDSMASGPLIPDITGPVACGRSTHNYPHELAERLGASLRDVTCSGAASKHMTEKQSLSLLDIPMGSAPPQFDALRPDTDLVTLTIGGNDAGLVGIAQKCTTLDPNATPCKEKYNEGGVDQVGQRIAEFAPKLGGVLDSIHQRSPHARVIVTGYGLYIKPGGCWPLQPVLPVDADFLQGSVDRMNAVIAEQSAAHGAEYIDLATPSKGHDSCQAPSDKWVEGYVPTAAAAPLHPNRNGEANYAAVIGAHLQGS; encoded by the coding sequence GTGAACTTGCCGCAGAACAAGGGCTTCTGTCGATTCGTCAGGACTGCCGTGGGCGCGCTCGCCCTGGCCGGTCTGGCCGTGGGAACCGGCGCGGTTCCGGCATCCGCCGCCGAGGACGGCACCACGTCCTATGTCGCGCTCGGCGACTCGATGGCCTCCGGGCCGCTCATTCCGGACATCACGGGGCCGGTGGCCTGCGGTCGCTCGACGCACAACTACCCGCACGAGCTCGCCGAGCGCCTCGGCGCGTCGCTGCGCGACGTCACCTGCAGCGGTGCCGCGTCCAAGCACATGACCGAGAAGCAGTCGCTGTCCCTGCTCGACATCCCGATGGGTTCGGCCCCGCCCCAGTTCGACGCGTTGCGCCCGGACACCGACCTGGTGACGCTGACCATCGGCGGCAACGACGCCGGTCTGGTCGGCATCGCGCAGAAGTGCACCACCCTCGACCCGAACGCCACCCCGTGCAAGGAGAAGTACAACGAGGGCGGCGTGGACCAGGTGGGTCAGCGCATCGCGGAGTTCGCGCCGAAGCTGGGGGGCGTGCTGGATTCGATCCACCAGCGCTCGCCGCACGCCCGGGTGATCGTCACGGGTTACGGCCTCTACATCAAGCCCGGTGGCTGCTGGCCACTGCAGCCGGTCCTCCCGGTGGACGCCGACTTCCTCCAGGGCAGCGTCGACCGGATGAACGCGGTGATCGCCGAGCAGAGCGCGGCGCACGGCGCCGAGTACATCGATCTCGCCACGCCCAGCAAGGGGCACGACTCCTGCCAGGCCCCGTCGGACAAGTGGGTCGAGGGCTACGTGCCGACCGCGGCCGCCGCCCCGCTGCACCCCAACCGGAACGGCGAGGCGAACTACGCCGCCGTCATCGGCGCGCACCTCCAGGGGAGCTGA